The following are encoded together in the Bradyrhizobium algeriense genome:
- a CDS encoding carboxymuconolactone decarboxylase family protein: MARLPYLEADQVAPEYRDMLKRNTNLHKLLVNSPDMARAFNGIGGYIRFNSKLDPRLRELAILQVGWMEKSEYEFTHHVKIGKEFGVTDDDIAALMAETEGKPSKLEPLAKTILRGAREMVRELAMSEATFAEIKKELSDEQMVDLVLTIAFYCAVVRVLATMKIDNEPFYREVLQQYPIPGVE, translated from the coding sequence ATGGCCCGTCTGCCCTATCTCGAAGCCGACCAGGTCGCCCCCGAATACCGCGACATGCTCAAGCGCAACACGAACCTGCACAAGCTGTTGGTGAACTCTCCCGACATGGCGCGCGCCTTCAACGGCATCGGCGGCTACATCCGCTTCAACAGCAAGCTCGATCCGCGCTTGCGTGAACTCGCGATCCTCCAGGTCGGCTGGATGGAGAAATCCGAATACGAATTCACCCACCATGTGAAGATCGGCAAGGAGTTCGGCGTCACCGATGACGATATCGCCGCCCTGATGGCCGAGACCGAGGGCAAGCCCTCCAAACTCGAACCTCTGGCGAAGACGATTCTCCGTGGCGCCCGTGAGATGGTGCGGGAACTTGCGATGTCGGAGGCGACATTCGCCGAGATTAAAAAGGAACTCTCCGACGAGCAGATGGTCGACCTCGTGCTCACCATCGCGTTCTACTGCGCCGTGGTCCGCGTGCTGGCGACGATGAAGATCGACAACGAACCCTTTTACAGAGAGGTACTGCAACAGTACCCGATCCCGGGAGTGGAATGA
- a CDS encoding SulP family inorganic anion transporter: MKHWMHWLPGIETLRRYEAAWLRHDILAGLVLAAMLVPVGIAYAVASGLPGIYGLYATIVPLLVYALFGPSRILVLGPDSALAAVILGVVVPLSGGDPLRAAALAAMMAIVSGTVCILAGIARLGFVTELLSKPIRYGYMNGIALTVLISQLPNLFGFSIKGEGPLRSLWAIADAILEGKTNWVAFGIGLGTLTVILLLQNNKRLPGILIAVVAATAVVGALDLGTRYGVAVIGPLPEGLPGLAIPWITYGDIVPVLVGGCAIALVSFADTSVLSRSYAARLGTHVDPNQEMVGLGAANLATGFFQGFPISSSSSRTPVAEAAGARTQLTSVVGALAIATLLLVAPNLLQHLPSAALAAVVIAAAIGLFEVTDLKRIYRIQQWEFWLSMVCFVGVAVFGVIPGIGLAIAIAIIEFLWDGWRPHSAVLGRADGVKGYHDITRYPDARRIPGLVLFRWDAPLFFANAEFFKERILDAVAKSPTPVRWLVVAAEPVTSVDVSAGDIVAELDEALHAQGIELCFAELKDPVKDKLKRFGLFSQLGEQYFFPTVGAAVSSYLEINDVEWEDWEDQVKR, translated from the coding sequence ATGAAGCATTGGATGCACTGGCTGCCGGGCATCGAAACGCTGCGTCGATACGAGGCGGCGTGGCTCAGGCACGATATCCTCGCTGGGCTCGTGCTGGCGGCCATGCTGGTCCCGGTTGGAATTGCCTACGCGGTGGCATCGGGCTTGCCTGGGATCTACGGTCTGTACGCAACGATCGTGCCGCTGTTGGTCTACGCATTGTTCGGCCCCAGTCGCATCCTCGTTCTGGGACCGGACTCGGCGCTGGCGGCTGTTATCCTCGGCGTTGTCGTTCCGCTGTCCGGTGGTGATCCTCTCCGCGCCGCAGCGCTCGCCGCCATGATGGCGATCGTTTCAGGGACGGTATGCATTCTGGCCGGCATCGCCCGCCTGGGTTTTGTCACCGAGCTGCTCTCCAAACCGATTCGGTACGGCTATATGAACGGAATTGCATTGACCGTTTTGATCAGCCAACTGCCAAACCTCTTCGGCTTCTCGATCAAGGGCGAAGGACCCCTGCGGAGTCTGTGGGCGATCGCCGATGCGATCCTTGAAGGAAAGACAAACTGGGTCGCATTCGGGATTGGGCTCGGCACGCTGACGGTCATCCTGCTGCTCCAGAACAACAAGCGGCTGCCAGGGATTCTGATTGCGGTGGTTGCGGCGACCGCCGTCGTCGGCGCGCTTGATCTTGGAACCCGTTACGGCGTGGCGGTCATTGGCCCCCTTCCAGAGGGATTGCCGGGTTTGGCAATCCCCTGGATAACCTACGGCGATATCGTCCCGGTACTGGTCGGCGGCTGCGCCATTGCCCTGGTTTCGTTTGCGGACACCAGCGTGCTTTCGCGTTCCTATGCCGCGCGATTGGGCACTCATGTCGATCCCAACCAGGAGATGGTCGGGCTTGGCGCCGCCAATCTGGCAACCGGCTTTTTTCAAGGTTTCCCGATCAGCAGCAGCTCTTCGCGTACGCCTGTTGCCGAAGCCGCCGGCGCCCGCACCCAGCTAACCAGCGTCGTCGGCGCGCTTGCCATCGCCACCCTTCTGCTGGTGGCGCCAAACCTGCTTCAGCATTTGCCTTCCGCTGCATTGGCGGCTGTCGTCATCGCCGCTGCGATCGGCTTGTTTGAGGTCACCGACCTCAAACGAATCTATCGGATTCAGCAGTGGGAGTTCTGGCTGTCGATGGTCTGCTTTGTCGGCGTGGCCGTATTCGGAGTGATTCCGGGAATTGGGCTCGCAATCGCGATCGCCATTATCGAATTCCTGTGGGACGGCTGGCGCCCGCACTCTGCCGTGTTGGGTCGCGCCGATGGCGTCAAAGGTTATCACGACATCACGAGATATCCGGATGCACGCCGAATCCCCGGGCTGGTCCTGTTTCGGTGGGATGCGCCTCTATTCTTCGCCAACGCCGAATTCTTCAAGGAACGCATATTGGACGCCGTGGCGAAATCGCCGACGCCCGTGCGCTGGCTGGTCGTTGCGGCGGAGCCCGTCACCAGTGTGGACGTCTCCGCCGGCGATATAGTCGCCGAATTGGACGAGGCGTTGCACGCGCAGGGTATCGAGTTGTGCTTTGCCGAACTGAAAGATCCGGTAAAGGACAAGCTGAAGCGATTTGGGTTGTTCTCGCAGCTTGGCGAGCAATATTTCTTCCCAACCGTTGGCGCAGCCGTTTCCAGCTACCTGGAAATCAATGACGTGGAGTGGGAGGACTGGGAGGACCAGGTCAAACGTTAG
- a CDS encoding D-alanine--D-alanine ligase family protein, with protein MRRLRVLVLMHPDFVPPDSTEGYTARQINEWKTEYDVVSTLRAAGHDVRPLGAQEEIRPVREEIESFKPHVVFTLLEQFHNEPTYDQHVASYLELMQIPYTGCNPRGLILARGKDLSKTLVHHRRIAVPAFAVFPMRRKVKRPARLALPLIVKSLNEDGSRGISQASVVDTDEKLAERVAFVHERIGTAAIAEQYIEGRELYVGVLGNNRLRVLPVWELKFGTMGGQAIATEKVKHDPGYQERVGIMDGPAKNLAPEVLARIQRTAKRIYRTLGLDGYARIDFRLSADGTLYFIEANPNPEIAKSQEFATAAQHGGLDYPDLLHRILALGKSRANAGTSVG; from the coding sequence ATGAGACGCCTGCGCGTTCTGGTGCTCATGCATCCGGACTTTGTGCCCCCGGACTCCACCGAGGGATACACTGCGCGGCAAATCAACGAATGGAAAACAGAATACGACGTCGTGAGCACCTTGCGTGCGGCCGGCCATGATGTTCGCCCGCTCGGTGCGCAGGAGGAAATCAGGCCGGTGCGCGAGGAGATCGAAAGTTTCAAGCCGCACGTGGTATTCACGTTGCTGGAGCAGTTTCACAACGAGCCCACGTATGACCAGCACGTCGCAAGCTATCTCGAACTGATGCAGATCCCGTATACCGGGTGTAACCCGCGTGGTCTGATCCTGGCGCGCGGCAAGGATCTGTCCAAGACATTGGTGCACCATCGCCGGATCGCGGTGCCGGCCTTCGCCGTATTCCCGATGCGCCGAAAGGTCAAACGCCCAGCGCGTCTTGCGCTGCCGTTAATCGTCAAGAGCCTGAACGAGGATGGATCCCGGGGTATCTCGCAGGCATCCGTCGTCGATACGGACGAGAAGCTCGCAGAGCGCGTCGCCTTCGTCCATGAGCGGATCGGGACCGCCGCGATCGCCGAGCAATATATCGAGGGACGTGAGCTTTATGTCGGCGTGCTCGGCAACAATCGGTTGCGAGTGTTGCCGGTTTGGGAATTGAAATTCGGCACTATGGGCGGCCAGGCCATAGCCACCGAGAAGGTCAAACACGATCCCGGTTATCAGGAGCGCGTGGGAATTATGGATGGGCCGGCCAAGAACCTTGCGCCGGAGGTACTCGCCCGCATTCAGCGAACAGCGAAACGCATCTACCGAACACTCGGGCTCGATGGATACGCGCGCATCGATTTTCGCCTCTCTGCCGACGGCACCCTGTATTTCATTGAAGCGAACCCCAATCCCGAAATCGCGAAGAGCCAGGAGTTCGCTACAGCGGCCCAGCATGGCGGACTTGATTACCCGGACCTCTTGCATCGCATTCTTGCGCTCGGAAAAAGCCGGGCAAACGCCGGCACATCCGTAGGCTGA
- a CDS encoding enoyl-CoA hydratase/isomerase family protein, translating to MTSLVELSVEDSVAIVRLNRPDVRNAINDEMRAQFVAALDRAANDEAVRAVVLTGNGKSFCSGGDISGMRERLQAPSGKVAFNGWRRQQQTHKSVAALHGMGKVTVAAVNGAAAGLGCDMALACDFIVASEEAVFSMSFVRRGLVSDGGGMYFLPRRVGLSRAKEMIFTGRSVGSTEALAMGLADRVRPAATLVHDAAAWARDLSRGSMAAIALTKGIMDRTFETAEEQVFALGREAQAICYTTSEHRESVAAFLDKSAR from the coding sequence ATGACTAGCCTGGTCGAGTTGTCCGTTGAGGATTCAGTCGCGATCGTGAGGTTGAACAGGCCGGATGTGCGCAACGCCATCAACGATGAAATGCGCGCGCAGTTCGTCGCCGCGCTCGATCGGGCAGCCAATGACGAGGCCGTGCGCGCCGTCGTTTTGACCGGAAACGGCAAGTCGTTCTGCTCGGGTGGCGACATTTCCGGCATGCGCGAGCGGCTGCAGGCGCCGTCCGGCAAGGTGGCATTCAATGGCTGGCGGCGGCAGCAGCAGACCCACAAGAGCGTTGCGGCGCTTCACGGCATGGGAAAGGTGACTGTCGCTGCCGTGAACGGTGCGGCCGCGGGTCTGGGATGCGACATGGCGCTCGCGTGCGATTTCATCGTGGCCTCCGAAGAGGCCGTGTTCAGCATGAGTTTTGTTCGTCGTGGGTTGGTTTCCGACGGTGGAGGAATGTACTTCTTGCCGCGTCGGGTAGGTCTGTCGCGCGCGAAAGAGATGATCTTCACCGGTCGTTCCGTGGGTTCAACAGAAGCTCTCGCTATGGGACTGGCGGATCGCGTGCGTCCGGCTGCGACGCTCGTGCATGACGCCGCAGCATGGGCGCGCGATCTCAGTCGGGGTTCGATGGCGGCGATCGCTCTGACCAAGGGCATCATGGATCGCACATTTGAAACGGCGGAAGAGCAGGTCTTTGCGCTCGGCCGGGAAGCCCAGGCCATCTGCTACACGACGTCCGAACACCGGGAATCCGTCGCGGCATTCCTCGACAAATCCGCGCGATAG
- a CDS encoding SDR family NAD(P)-dependent oxidoreductase — MRLKDRVAIVVGAGQSPGEGIGNGRATALTFAREGAKVLCVDHNLASAQETVDMITAKQGTAAAFKADVTQNADLKAMVADAQGRWGCIDILHNNVGVSLSGGDAELLDISEEAFDRCVAINLKSCVWAARHVIPIMRTQKSGAIINISSMAAITTYPYVAYKATKSAMIAFTEQLAYQNAQYGIRANVILPGLMNTPMAVDTRAREFKKSRAEVEAERDAKVPLRHKMGTGWDVANAALFLASDEASFITGVTLPVDGGASVRRG; from the coding sequence ATGCGCCTGAAAGATCGTGTCGCCATCGTCGTCGGCGCCGGACAGAGCCCCGGCGAAGGCATCGGCAACGGCCGCGCCACCGCGCTGACCTTTGCGCGCGAAGGCGCCAAGGTGCTGTGTGTCGATCACAATCTGGCCTCCGCCCAGGAGACGGTCGACATGATCACCGCCAAACAGGGCACCGCAGCGGCGTTCAAGGCCGACGTCACCCAAAATGCCGACCTCAAGGCGATGGTGGCGGACGCGCAAGGACGCTGGGGCTGCATCGACATCCTGCACAACAATGTCGGCGTCAGCCTGTCCGGCGGCGACGCCGAACTGCTCGATATATCCGAGGAAGCATTCGACCGCTGCGTCGCGATCAACCTGAAGAGTTGCGTGTGGGCCGCCAGGCACGTGATCCCGATCATGCGGACGCAAAAAAGCGGCGCGATTATCAACATCTCGTCGATGGCCGCGATCACGACCTATCCTTATGTGGCCTACAAGGCGACCAAGTCGGCGATGATCGCCTTCACCGAACAGCTCGCCTACCAGAACGCGCAATACGGCATCCGCGCCAACGTCATCCTGCCCGGCCTGATGAACACGCCGATGGCGGTCGATACTCGCGCGCGCGAGTTCAAGAAGAGCCGCGCCGAGGTCGAGGCCGAACGCGATGCAAAAGTGCCGCTGCGCCACAAGATGGGCACCGGCTGGGACGTCGCCAACGCCGCGCTGTTCCTCGCTTCCGATGAAGCAAGTTTCATCACCGGCGTGACGCTGCCGGTCGATGGCGGCGCCAGCGTGCGGCGGGGATAG
- a CDS encoding tripartite tricarboxylate transporter substrate binding protein, translating into MQKSKVTHLSGSAARRRPRIILAALSAMAVLGAAAPVQAEYPAKIIKIVVPFSSGGGTDTIARTLAQEISSDLGKPVIIENKPGAGTVIGTQTVATSEPDGYTLLLASFAHAVNPSLNSKLPFDPHKDFAAVSLIARSLNIVVVNPASKIKSIPDLIAEAKANPGKLNYGTFGTGTSAHLAGELFKAMANVNLTTVAYRGAAPAITDLLGGQIDVIFTTVASAASLVGGGQLRALAVTTAERSPAFPDLPTVAEGGLPGYAAESWYGLYAPAKTPAPIIERLNKAVARAIQSAAFKRLESNEGLIMVGGSPEKLDRYVQDEEARWRKLIKDANIKVE; encoded by the coding sequence ATGCAGAAGAGCAAGGTAACCCATCTTTCAGGATCCGCAGCGCGCCGGCGCCCGCGGATCATTCTTGCCGCCTTGTCGGCGATGGCGGTATTGGGGGCTGCCGCGCCGGTCCAGGCCGAATACCCGGCCAAGATTATCAAGATCGTCGTTCCCTTCTCCTCCGGCGGCGGTACCGACACCATCGCTCGAACGCTGGCTCAGGAAATTTCGTCCGACCTGGGCAAGCCGGTCATCATCGAAAACAAGCCGGGTGCAGGCACCGTCATCGGGACCCAGACTGTCGCGACCAGCGAGCCTGATGGCTACACGCTGCTGCTGGCAAGCTTCGCCCATGCGGTCAATCCGAGCTTGAACAGCAAGCTTCCGTTCGATCCGCACAAGGACTTCGCCGCCGTCTCGCTGATCGCGCGATCCCTCAACATCGTCGTTGTGAATCCGGCATCGAAGATCAAATCGATTCCCGACCTGATCGCTGAAGCCAAGGCTAACCCCGGGAAGCTCAACTACGGCACGTTCGGGACGGGAACTTCGGCCCATTTGGCGGGAGAACTGTTCAAAGCGATGGCGAATGTGAACCTGACAACGGTGGCCTACAGGGGCGCTGCGCCGGCAATCACCGATCTCCTGGGCGGCCAGATCGATGTCATCTTCACCACGGTGGCAAGCGCAGCCTCGCTTGTCGGAGGTGGACAGCTCCGGGCACTGGCTGTCACGACTGCCGAGCGCTCGCCCGCGTTCCCCGATTTGCCGACGGTCGCCGAAGGCGGGCTGCCAGGCTACGCTGCTGAGAGCTGGTACGGATTGTACGCGCCGGCCAAGACGCCTGCGCCGATCATCGAGCGTCTGAACAAGGCCGTCGCCAGGGCCATTCAGTCCGCCGCTTTCAAGCGGCTTGAGAGCAACGAAGGCCTGATCATGGTCGGCGGCTCCCCCGAAAAGCTCGATCGCTATGTTCAGGACGAGGAAGCGCGATGGCGCAAGCTGATCAAGGACGCAAACATCAAGGTGGAATAG
- a CDS encoding ester cyclase, protein MTKADLSDLYRNYIACLNKQDWPMLGEFVHHDVVHNGRRIGLSGYLEMLQRDFDEIPDLHFNIRMLIADPPYIASRLSFDCTPKGSFLGLQVGGKRVSFTENVFYEFRNDKIREVWSVIDKVAIEAQL, encoded by the coding sequence ATGACCAAAGCCGACCTTTCCGACCTCTATCGAAACTACATTGCCTGCCTGAACAAGCAGGACTGGCCGATGCTGGGCGAATTCGTTCATCACGACGTGGTCCACAACGGCCGGCGCATCGGCTTGTCGGGTTATCTCGAAATGCTGCAGAGAGACTTTGATGAAATTCCGGACCTTCATTTCAACATCCGGATGCTGATCGCCGATCCACCTTATATTGCCAGCCGGCTCAGCTTCGACTGCACACCGAAGGGAAGCTTCCTTGGCCTCCAGGTAGGCGGGAAGCGAGTTTCATTCACCGAGAATGTTTTCTACGAGTTTCGGAACGACAAGATTCGCGAAGTTTGGTCGGTGATAGACAAGGTGGCGATCGAAGCCCAGCTTTAG
- a CDS encoding cyclic nucleotide-binding domain-containing protein, producing MAVSSPDLKAFLLATPFFGGLSDASLDLLASMLVERRFDAGATIVAEGEPGRSMFIVHSGQLLVSKLGDLGRVIRISGLEPGDFFGEMTLIEMQNRSATVVAESATVLYELTARNLYAYYKADIHGYVMVMQNINRELCRRLRRADSRIAELTIHAGR from the coding sequence ATGGCTGTCAGCTCGCCCGATCTGAAAGCATTTTTGCTCGCCACACCTTTCTTCGGTGGCCTCTCGGACGCAAGCCTCGATCTCCTGGCCTCAATGCTGGTCGAGCGCCGCTTCGACGCCGGCGCCACGATCGTCGCGGAAGGAGAACCGGGGCGCTCAATGTTCATTGTTCACTCGGGCCAGCTCCTGGTGAGCAAGCTCGGAGATTTGGGCCGCGTAATTCGGATATCGGGTCTGGAGCCCGGCGATTTCTTCGGCGAAATGACGCTCATCGAAATGCAGAACCGGTCAGCCACCGTCGTAGCCGAGAGCGCAACCGTACTGTACGAGCTCACGGCCCGAAACCTCTACGCGTACTACAAGGCCGACATCCACGGCTACGTGATGGTGATGCAGAATATCAACCGCGAACTTTGCCGGCGGCTCCGCCGCGCCGACAGCCGTATTGCCGAACTGACCATTCACGCGGGTCGATGA
- a CDS encoding putative zinc-binding metallopeptidase — protein MSSEWFSPADVPGIAVPFYLSHPRLMKLEKKMMLDVEGGTWSECMAILRHEAGHAIQHGYQLQRRRRWQQLFGRSSKHYPRYYRPNPASRQYVQHLRLWYAQSHPDEDFAETFAVWLRPRSNWRTRYAGWPALNKLEYVDELMEEIAGKRPLVTTRERVDPLHELGQTLGDHYKKKQAFYAFRPPKTYDRDLSRLFSADPRHRRGPPASAFIRRHRAHIRQLVARWTGENQLTLDAVLDDMISRCRELNLRAVGSDRKLVADFTVLLTAKTMHALFGPSRRKWIAL, from the coding sequence ATGTCGAGCGAATGGTTTAGTCCGGCAGATGTGCCGGGCATTGCCGTCCCATTCTATCTCAGCCATCCCCGCCTGATGAAGCTGGAGAAGAAAATGATGCTCGACGTCGAGGGCGGCACCTGGTCCGAATGCATGGCCATCCTCCGCCATGAGGCAGGCCATGCCATCCAGCACGGCTATCAGCTGCAGCGCCGCCGGCGTTGGCAGCAGCTGTTCGGCCGGTCCTCAAAACACTACCCACGCTACTACCGGCCCAATCCGGCCAGCCGGCAATATGTTCAGCATCTTCGGCTGTGGTACGCGCAGAGCCATCCGGACGAGGATTTCGCTGAAACCTTCGCGGTGTGGCTGCGGCCGCGTTCGAACTGGCGGACGCGCTATGCCGGCTGGCCGGCGCTGAACAAGCTCGAATATGTCGACGAACTGATGGAGGAGATCGCCGGGAAGCGGCCGCTGGTCACGACGCGGGAGCGTGTCGATCCGCTGCATGAACTCGGCCAGACACTCGGCGACCACTATAAAAAGAAGCAGGCGTTCTACGCCTTCAGGCCACCGAAGACTTACGACCGCGACCTCTCCCGGCTCTTTTCCGCCGATCCACGGCATCGCCGGGGGCCGCCGGCTTCTGCATTCATCAGGCGGCACCGCGCCCACATCAGGCAGCTGGTTGCGCGGTGGACGGGCGAGAACCAGCTTACGCTTGATGCTGTACTTGACGACATGATCTCCCGCTGCCGAGAGCTCAATCTGCGCGCTGTCGGCTCCGATCGGAAGCTTGTGGCTGACTTCACCGTCCTGTTGACCGCCAAGACCATGCACGCGCTGTTCGGTCCTTCGCGGCGAAAATGGATCGCGCTATGA
- a CDS encoding acetate--CoA ligase family protein produces the protein MAIIGASADAGKLTGRPLAFLEKYGYGHEVFPVNPRHQSIGRYPCFPDIRSLPHAPDVAIVLVGSSRVPDTVKELGAIGTGAAIVLAGGFGESGAEGMALQQRLKSAAGNMRLLGPNTIGLVNVTDGIALSASAALQINELVPGSIALVSQSGGILGSLLSRADAQGVGFSKLVATGNESDIDVSDLINYLVDDPATKVIALYLEGLRKPVQFRQATLRAAGAGKPIVAFKVGRSESGIQSASSHTGALAGSDVVYDALFRQLGIIRALYFSDLLDIPLALSSGRRLKGRRVAVVTSTGGAASLVADAAGLAGFETPAPDPMTAGRLKALNIPDAVLDRNPIDVTLAGVKSEYFRDVLDSVLESPSYDAVAVILGSSSITEPETVGAPLRDCFARTDKPVVVFASPHAPHAVRHLNLAGIPTFAAPEACAAAFSAMWRIHRKTSPQTGDPAMPVAVGAEIRCMLRPGPLNEYESKALFAKFGVPVPREICAATPEEAAAAAVRFQGNVVIKALSRDVLHKSDVGGVAVNIPPSDVAATCTRMAETFSLATNRKVEGFLVQELVTGAIELILGLKHDSQLGPSILLGMGGIAAELYKDTAVRLAPLSRKDAEEMIGELKSAPLLSGFRGRPVADVEALIDAMLAFSSMVSSIGTNLLEAEINPLFVLPRGDGVKAADGVAVVAPDKAGIGG, from the coding sequence GTGGCGATTATCGGCGCGTCAGCCGATGCCGGCAAACTGACCGGCCGTCCGCTGGCCTTTCTGGAGAAGTATGGCTACGGGCATGAAGTCTTCCCGGTCAACCCGCGCCATCAATCGATTGGACGCTATCCGTGTTTTCCGGATATCCGGTCGCTGCCGCATGCACCAGACGTCGCCATCGTCCTGGTCGGCTCCAGCCGTGTTCCGGACACTGTCAAGGAGCTGGGAGCCATCGGAACGGGCGCGGCGATCGTTCTCGCCGGCGGATTTGGTGAAAGCGGCGCGGAAGGAATGGCGCTGCAGCAACGGCTGAAAAGCGCGGCCGGCAATATGCGGCTTCTTGGACCGAATACGATCGGTCTCGTCAACGTCACCGACGGCATCGCCCTCTCCGCGAGCGCGGCGCTTCAGATCAACGAGCTGGTGCCCGGCTCCATCGCGCTGGTTTCCCAAAGCGGGGGCATCCTTGGGTCGCTGCTGTCGCGAGCCGATGCCCAAGGCGTCGGGTTTTCCAAACTGGTCGCAACGGGAAACGAATCCGACATCGACGTGTCCGATCTGATCAACTACCTGGTCGATGATCCCGCCACGAAGGTGATCGCGCTCTATCTGGAGGGCCTGCGCAAGCCGGTGCAGTTTCGGCAAGCGACATTGCGCGCAGCGGGAGCCGGCAAGCCGATCGTGGCTTTCAAAGTCGGGCGATCGGAGTCCGGTATCCAGTCAGCAAGTTCGCATACCGGGGCGTTGGCGGGATCGGACGTCGTCTACGATGCGTTGTTCAGGCAACTCGGCATCATCAGAGCACTGTACTTCTCTGATCTGCTCGATATCCCGCTCGCGCTGAGTTCTGGGCGCCGACTGAAAGGCCGCCGCGTCGCCGTGGTAACCTCGACTGGCGGCGCGGCCAGTTTGGTCGCTGATGCAGCCGGCCTGGCGGGGTTCGAAACCCCGGCACCAGACCCGATGACTGCTGGCCGCCTGAAGGCTCTGAACATTCCCGATGCTGTGCTGGATCGAAACCCCATCGACGTTACCCTCGCGGGCGTGAAATCCGAGTATTTTCGAGATGTGCTCGACAGCGTGCTCGAAAGTCCTTCCTACGATGCAGTTGCCGTCATTCTGGGTTCGTCTTCGATCACGGAACCGGAGACCGTCGGCGCGCCGTTGCGTGATTGTTTCGCCCGGACCGACAAGCCCGTTGTGGTATTTGCCAGCCCCCACGCGCCGCACGCGGTCAGGCACCTCAATCTCGCGGGCATACCAACCTTTGCCGCGCCTGAGGCCTGCGCCGCGGCATTTTCAGCAATGTGGCGCATTCACCGAAAGACCTCTCCGCAAACCGGTGATCCGGCCATGCCCGTGGCCGTCGGCGCCGAGATCCGGTGCATGCTGCGTCCCGGTCCTCTCAACGAGTATGAGAGCAAGGCGCTGTTTGCGAAATTCGGCGTTCCCGTCCCCCGTGAGATCTGTGCCGCCACGCCCGAGGAAGCTGCAGCTGCAGCGGTACGCTTCCAGGGCAACGTCGTCATCAAGGCTCTGTCCCGCGACGTGCTTCACAAATCTGACGTCGGCGGAGTCGCCGTCAACATCCCTCCCAGCGATGTCGCGGCCACTTGCACCCGGATGGCGGAAACATTCTCGCTGGCGACGAATCGAAAGGTGGAAGGATTTCTGGTCCAGGAACTGGTGACCGGCGCGATCGAACTGATCCTGGGCCTCAAGCATGACAGTCAGCTTGGGCCTTCGATCCTGTTGGGCATGGGCGGCATCGCAGCTGAACTTTACAAGGACACCGCCGTGAGGCTGGCGCCGCTTTCGCGAAAAGATGCTGAGGAAATGATCGGCGAGCTGAAGTCCGCTCCGCTGCTGAGCGGCTTTCGCGGTCGCCCGGTTGCGGATGTCGAGGCTCTTATCGACGCCATGCTTGCATTTTCGAGCATGGTATCCTCGATCGGGACGAACCTGCTGGAAGCGGAGATCAATCCCTTGTTTGTCTTGCCGCGGGGGGATGGCGTGAAGGCGGCGGACGGTGTTGCGGTGGTGGCGCCGGACAAAGCCGGGATCGGAGGTTAA
- the hemC gene encoding hydroxymethylbilane synthase — protein MKIGTRKSAMALAQTEGIARLLRAADSALDVEIVKFETRGDRDQTSKLLRHGGKGGAFVAEIREAMRGGELQAAMHSLKDVPGNEETPGLIIAATLPRDAANDALVLRPGLSLDEFRASKGKGFKIGTNAVRRAAYLRRLFPEVTVIHFRGAADTRVAKLDRGDKQRLPDGGEVGPADALVMARSGLERIGMTSRIAHDFSVREMLPAVGQGIVAVECVENDWLTRKRLAKIEDAASRRCAEAEREVLWVLNGHCNSPIAGHATLAGREMMLTAAVLDETGDRFIEVSRHGAADRPRELGRAVGLELLDKGAAEIIARTRPDEH, from the coding sequence TTGAAGATCGGCACGCGCAAGAGCGCGATGGCGCTGGCGCAGACGGAAGGGATCGCGCGGCTGTTGCGCGCGGCCGATTCCGCGCTCGACGTCGAGATCGTCAAGTTCGAAACCCGCGGCGACCGGGACCAGACCAGCAAGCTGCTGCGCCATGGCGGCAAGGGCGGAGCGTTCGTCGCCGAAATTCGCGAAGCCATGCGCGGCGGCGAATTGCAGGCGGCGATGCATTCGCTGAAGGATGTTCCGGGCAATGAGGAGACCCCGGGCCTGATCATCGCCGCGACGCTGCCGCGCGACGCCGCCAACGATGCGCTGGTGCTGCGTCCCGGCCTTTCGCTCGATGAATTTCGCGCATCGAAGGGCAAGGGTTTCAAGATAGGCACCAATGCGGTGCGCCGCGCGGCCTATCTGCGCCGGCTGTTTCCCGAGGTGACCGTCATCCATTTCCGCGGCGCGGCCGATACCCGCGTGGCAAAACTCGACCGCGGCGACAAGCAGCGGCTTCCCGATGGCGGCGAGGTCGGCCCTGCGGATGCGCTTGTGATGGCACGGTCGGGGCTCGAGCGCATCGGGATGACCTCGCGGATCGCCCATGATTTTTCGGTTCGCGAGATGCTGCCGGCGGTGGGGCAGGGCATCGTCGCGGTAGAATGCGTCGAGAACGATTGGCTGACGCGCAAGCGGCTGGCGAAGATCGAGGACGCCGCGTCGCGGCGCTGCGCCGAGGCCGAGCGCGAGGTGCTCTGGGTATTGAACGGCCATTGCAACTCGCCGATCGCCGGCCACGCGACGCTTGCGGGCCGCGAGATGATGCTGACGGCCGCCGTGCTCGATGAAACCGGCGACCGCTTCATCGAGGTGTCGCGGCATGGCGCAGCGGACCGGCCGCGCGAGCTTGGCCGCGCCGTCGGGCTGGAATTGCTGGACAAGGGTGCGGCCGAGATTATCGCGCGGACGAGGCCGGACGAACATTAG